A genomic stretch from Solanum stenotomum isolate F172 chromosome 8, ASM1918654v1, whole genome shotgun sequence includes:
- the LOC125872876 gene encoding H/ACA ribonucleoprotein complex subunit 3-like protein, producing the protein MYLQFYINDNGDKVYTTKKESPLGKATESAHPARFSPDDKFSRQRVLLKKRFGLLPTQKPPQKY; encoded by the exons ATGTATCTCCAGTTTTACATTAACGATAATGGTGATAAAGTTTACACCACTAAG AAAGAATCACCACTAGGAAAAGCCACAGAGTCTGCTCACCCAG CGCGGTTTTCACCAGATGATAAATTTTCAAGGCAGAGAGTGCTTCTTAAGAAGCGTTTCGGCTTGCTTCCAACACAAAAACCACCTCAAAAGTACTAG